From one Musa acuminata AAA Group cultivar baxijiao chromosome BXJ2-6, Cavendish_Baxijiao_AAA, whole genome shotgun sequence genomic stretch:
- the LOC103989366 gene encoding uncharacterized protein LOC103989366 isoform X3 — protein sequence MSENRNMKGMKDPLLSDPYSRADDPLVKVDPGQPPPLTWQRKASNKGHQLSEFTLTMGEKLKLAPLGIRLVKQIVEEAARGQVAVIDPLKERVGTSCQGVPLGGIGVGSIGRSYKGDFQRWQLFPGICEDKPVLANQFSAFISRSDGKKYSTVLSPGNPDLIKQNSISGAGSWDWNLNGRNTTYHALYPRAWTVYDAGEPDPDLKIVCRQISPFIPHNYKESSYPVAVFTFTLTNLANSSAAVTLLFSWANSVGGTSEFSGHHSNSKMIEKDGVRGVLLYHRTGDGLPSVTYAIAAEETTDVHVSECPCFIMSGGSNAFTARDMWCAIKEHGSFDHLDSVEMPLHSEPGSSIGAAVAATVALASQTTRTVTFSLAWACPEVKFPCGKIYHRRYTKFYGTHCDAAASLVRDAIIEHGSWETQIEEWQNPILQDRRLPSWYPVTLFNELYYLNAGGAIWTDGSPPIQSLATIEERKFFLDMSNGEFDSLSEVIARKNTAVNILNRMTSILEKLYAPIQSNSATGIPLLEGEENIGQFLYLEGIEYCMWNTYDVHFYSSYSLIMLFPKLELSIQRDFAAAVMMHDPEKVQTLSDGKWSARKVLGAVPHDLGLNDPWFKVNAYNLHNTDRWKDLNPKFVLQAWRDTVATGDKRFAKAVWPSVYMAIAYMDQFDKDKDGMIENEGFPDQTYDVWSVTGVSSYSGGLWVAALQAASAMAREVGDRASEELFWDKYLKAKSVYHKLWNGSYFNYDNSGSKTSSSIQADQLAGHWYARACGLMSIVDKEKAKSTFQKIFSFNVLKFKDGKRGAVNGMRPDGTIDKSTMQSREIWPGVTYSVAAAMIQEGMLEEAFRTAQGIYETAWSQEGLGYSFQTPEAWNNEDQYRSLCYMRPLAIWAMQWALSLPPNVCKEPETVLDGEADSKHTVAFSRVAKLLKLPEEETSKSILRVIYEITCGRLRKMV from the exons ATGTCTGAGAATAGAAACATGAAAGGAATGAAAGATCCACTATTGAGTGATCCATATTCCAGGGCAGATGACCCTTTG GTAAAGGTGGACCCTGGACAACCTCCTCCTTTAACATGGCAGAGGAAAGCAAGCAACAAGGGCCACCAATTGTCAGAATTCACCCTGACCATGGGAGAGAAGCTAAAATTG GCTCCCTTGGGTATTCGACTTGTGAAACAAATTGTTGAGGAAGCTGCAAGAGGACAG GTTGCAGTGATTGATCCTCTGAAGGAGCGTGTTGGTACGTCCTGCCAGGGTGTTCCTCTCGGTGGCATTGG TGTAGGAAGTATTGGAAGAAGCTACAAAGGTGATTTTCAACGATGGCAACTGTTCCCGGGAATATGCGAAGACAAACCTGTACTAGCAAATCAATTTTCT GCTTTTATCTCTCGCTCAGATGGTAAGAAGTATTCAACTGTGCTATCTCCTGGGAACCCAGACTTAATCAA ACAAAATTCCATCTCAGGAGCTGGATCTTGGGATTGGAACCTAAATGGAAGGAATACCACCTATCATGCTTTGTATCCAAGGGCCTGGACCGTCTATGATG CAGGTGAACCTGACCCAGATCTTAAAATAGTTTGCCGTCAGATTTCACCATTCATTCCTCACAATTACAAAGAGAGCAGTTATCCTGTTGCAGTATTCACATTCACA CTAACGAACTTGGCAAACAGTTCTGCTGCAGTAACATTGCTTTTTTCTTGGGCT AATTCTGTGGGTGGAACCTCTGAATTTTCTGGACATCATTCTAATTCAAAAATGAT AGAGAAAGATGGTGTTCGTGGAGTACTTTTATATCACAG AACTGGTGATGGCTTGCCTTCAGTAACATATGCTATTGCAGCAGAAGAGACAACTGATGTCCATGTCTCGGAGTGTCCCTGCTTCATAATGAGTGGAGGTTCTAATGCATTTACAGCTAGGGACATGTGGTGCGCAATCAAAGAG CATGGATCTTTTGACCACCTTGATTCGGTTGAGATGCCTCTTCATTCTGAACCTGGATCATCAATTGGAGCAGCTGTTGCAGCTACTGTGGCACTTGCTTCACAGACAACCCGCACTGTGACATTTTCTTTAGCATGGGCTTGCCCTGAAGTAAAGTTTCCTTGTGGAAAGATTTATCATAG GCGCTATACCAAATTTTATGGAACACATTGTGATGCAGCAGCAAGTCTTGTGCGTGATGCCATTATTG AGCATGGGTCCTGGGAGACCCAGATTGAAGAATGGCAGAATCCTATTCTGCAAGACAGGAGGCTCCCTTCTTG GTATCCTGTCACTCTATTCAATGAACTATACTATCTTAATGCTGGAGGAGCAATTTGGACAG ATGGGTCACCTCCAATTCAGAGTTTGGCAACTattgaggaaagaaaattcttccTCGATATGTCAAATGGAGAATTTGATAGTTTGTCCGAGGTCATAGCTAGAAAGAATACTGCAGTCAATATCCTTAATAGAATGACATCAATACTTGAAAAGTTGTATGCGCCCATTCAATCAAACTCAGCTACAGGGATACCATTGCTTGAAGGAGAAGAAAACATTGGCCAGTTTCTCTATCTTGAAGGGATTGAGTACTGTATGTGGAATACGTATGACGTCCACTTCTATTCATCTTATTCCCTTATAATGCTGTTTCCAAAACTCGAACTCAGCATTCAACGAGACTTTGCTGCAGCAGTAATGATGCATGATCCTGAGAAGGTTCAAACTCTGAGTGATGGCAAGTGGTCTGCAAGAAAAGTTCTTGGAGCTGTTCCTCATGATCTTGGGCTTAATGACCCATGGTTCAAGGTCAATGCTTATAATCTTCACAACACAGATAGATGGAAGGACTTGAACCCTAAATTTGTACTTCAGGCTTGGAGAGACACGGTAGCCACCGGTGACAAGCGCTTTGCAAAAGCTGTTTGGCCTTCAGTCTACATGGCAATTGCCTACATGGATCAGTTTGACAAGGATAAAGATGGAATGATTGAAAATGAAGGCTTTCCGGATCAAACGTATGATGTCTGGTCAGTTACTGGTGTTAGCTCATATAGTGGAGGACTTTGGGTGGCTGCTCTGCAAGCTGCTTCAGCCATGGCACGTGAAGTTGGTGACAGAGCCTCTGAAGAACTTTTCTGGGACAAGTATCTGAAAGCAAAATCTGTTTATCACAAGTTGTGGAATGGTTCTTACTTCAATTATGACAACAGTGGTAGCAAGACAAGCTCATCTATTCAGGCTGATCAGTTAGCTGGACATTG GTATGCTAGAGCATGCGGTCTTATGTCGATCGTTGACAAGGAGAAAGCAAAAAGTACATTTCAGAAAATCTTTAGCtttaatgtcttaaaatttaaggATGGCAAGAGGGGAGCAGTTAATGGGATGAGACCAGATGGCACTATTGATAAGTCTACCATGCAGTCAAGAGAGATATGGCCTGGAGTGACGTATTCAGTTGCTGCAGCGATGATTCAAGAAGGCATGTTAGAAGAAGCATTCAGAACTGCACAAGGGATATATGAAACTGCCTGGTCCCAAGAAGGACTCGG GTATTCGTTCCAGACCCCTGAAGCTTGGAATAATGAGGATCAATACCGGTCGCTCTGCTACATGCGCCCCTTGGCAATATGGGCAATGCAATGGGCATTGTCACTGCCGCCGAATGTCTGTAAAGAACCTGAGACGGTTTTAGATGGCGAGGCTGATTCTAAGCACACAGTGGCATTCTCAAGAGTGGCTAAGCTGCTTAAATTGCCAGAGGAAGAAACTTCGAAGAGCATTCTCCGGGTTATCTATGAAATCACTTGCGGTAGGCTGAG GAAGATGGTATAA
- the LOC103989366 gene encoding uncharacterized protein LOC103989366 isoform X4 codes for MSENRNMKGMKDPLLSDPYSRADDPLVKVDPGQPPPLTWQRKASNKGHQLSEFTLTMGEKLKLAPLGIRLVKQIVEEAARGQVAVIDPLKERVGTSCQGVPLGGIGVGSIGRSYKGDFQRWQLFPGICEDKPVLANQFSAFISRSDGKKYSTVLSPGNPDLIKQNSISGAGSWDWNLNGRNTTYHALYPRAWTVYDAGEPDPDLKIVCRQISPFIPHNYKESSYPVAVFTFTLTNLANSSAAVTLLFSWANSVGGTSEFSGHHSNSKMIEKDGVRGVLLYHRTGDGLPSVTYAIAAEETTDVHVSECPCFIMSGGSNAFTARDMWCAIKEHGSFDHLDSVEMPLHSEPGSSIGAAVAATVALASQTTRTVTFSLAWACPEVKFPCGKIYHRRYTKFYGTHCDAAASLVRDAIIEHGSWETQIEEWQNPILQDRRLPSWYPVTLFNELYYLNAGGAIWTDGSPPIQSLATIEERKFFLDMSNGEFDSLSEVIARKNTAVNILNRMTSILEKLYAPIQSNSATGIPLLEGEENIGQFLYLEGIEYCMWNTYDVHFYSSYSLIMLFPKLELSIQRDFAAAVMMHDPEKVQTLSDGKWSARKVLGAVPHDLGLNDPWFKVNAYNLHNTDRWKDLNPKFVLQAWRDTVATGDKRFAKAVWPSVYMAIAYMDQFDKDKDGMIENEGFPDQTYDVWSVTGVSSYSGGLWVAALQAASAMAREVGDRASEELFWDKYLKAKSVYHKLWNGSYFNYDNSGSKTSSSIQADQLAGHWYARACGLMSIVDKEKAKSTFQKIFSFNVLKFKDGKRGAVNGMRPDGTIDKSTMQSREIWPGVTYSVAAAMIQEGMLEEAFRTAQGIYETAWSQEGLGYSFQTPEAWNNEDQYRSLCYMRPLAIWAMQWALSLPPNVCKEPETVLDGEADSKHTVAFSRVAKLLKLPEEETSKSILRVIYEITCGRLRS; via the exons ATGTCTGAGAATAGAAACATGAAAGGAATGAAAGATCCACTATTGAGTGATCCATATTCCAGGGCAGATGACCCTTTG GTAAAGGTGGACCCTGGACAACCTCCTCCTTTAACATGGCAGAGGAAAGCAAGCAACAAGGGCCACCAATTGTCAGAATTCACCCTGACCATGGGAGAGAAGCTAAAATTG GCTCCCTTGGGTATTCGACTTGTGAAACAAATTGTTGAGGAAGCTGCAAGAGGACAG GTTGCAGTGATTGATCCTCTGAAGGAGCGTGTTGGTACGTCCTGCCAGGGTGTTCCTCTCGGTGGCATTGG TGTAGGAAGTATTGGAAGAAGCTACAAAGGTGATTTTCAACGATGGCAACTGTTCCCGGGAATATGCGAAGACAAACCTGTACTAGCAAATCAATTTTCT GCTTTTATCTCTCGCTCAGATGGTAAGAAGTATTCAACTGTGCTATCTCCTGGGAACCCAGACTTAATCAA ACAAAATTCCATCTCAGGAGCTGGATCTTGGGATTGGAACCTAAATGGAAGGAATACCACCTATCATGCTTTGTATCCAAGGGCCTGGACCGTCTATGATG CAGGTGAACCTGACCCAGATCTTAAAATAGTTTGCCGTCAGATTTCACCATTCATTCCTCACAATTACAAAGAGAGCAGTTATCCTGTTGCAGTATTCACATTCACA CTAACGAACTTGGCAAACAGTTCTGCTGCAGTAACATTGCTTTTTTCTTGGGCT AATTCTGTGGGTGGAACCTCTGAATTTTCTGGACATCATTCTAATTCAAAAATGAT AGAGAAAGATGGTGTTCGTGGAGTACTTTTATATCACAG AACTGGTGATGGCTTGCCTTCAGTAACATATGCTATTGCAGCAGAAGAGACAACTGATGTCCATGTCTCGGAGTGTCCCTGCTTCATAATGAGTGGAGGTTCTAATGCATTTACAGCTAGGGACATGTGGTGCGCAATCAAAGAG CATGGATCTTTTGACCACCTTGATTCGGTTGAGATGCCTCTTCATTCTGAACCTGGATCATCAATTGGAGCAGCTGTTGCAGCTACTGTGGCACTTGCTTCACAGACAACCCGCACTGTGACATTTTCTTTAGCATGGGCTTGCCCTGAAGTAAAGTTTCCTTGTGGAAAGATTTATCATAG GCGCTATACCAAATTTTATGGAACACATTGTGATGCAGCAGCAAGTCTTGTGCGTGATGCCATTATTG AGCATGGGTCCTGGGAGACCCAGATTGAAGAATGGCAGAATCCTATTCTGCAAGACAGGAGGCTCCCTTCTTG GTATCCTGTCACTCTATTCAATGAACTATACTATCTTAATGCTGGAGGAGCAATTTGGACAG ATGGGTCACCTCCAATTCAGAGTTTGGCAACTattgaggaaagaaaattcttccTCGATATGTCAAATGGAGAATTTGATAGTTTGTCCGAGGTCATAGCTAGAAAGAATACTGCAGTCAATATCCTTAATAGAATGACATCAATACTTGAAAAGTTGTATGCGCCCATTCAATCAAACTCAGCTACAGGGATACCATTGCTTGAAGGAGAAGAAAACATTGGCCAGTTTCTCTATCTTGAAGGGATTGAGTACTGTATGTGGAATACGTATGACGTCCACTTCTATTCATCTTATTCCCTTATAATGCTGTTTCCAAAACTCGAACTCAGCATTCAACGAGACTTTGCTGCAGCAGTAATGATGCATGATCCTGAGAAGGTTCAAACTCTGAGTGATGGCAAGTGGTCTGCAAGAAAAGTTCTTGGAGCTGTTCCTCATGATCTTGGGCTTAATGACCCATGGTTCAAGGTCAATGCTTATAATCTTCACAACACAGATAGATGGAAGGACTTGAACCCTAAATTTGTACTTCAGGCTTGGAGAGACACGGTAGCCACCGGTGACAAGCGCTTTGCAAAAGCTGTTTGGCCTTCAGTCTACATGGCAATTGCCTACATGGATCAGTTTGACAAGGATAAAGATGGAATGATTGAAAATGAAGGCTTTCCGGATCAAACGTATGATGTCTGGTCAGTTACTGGTGTTAGCTCATATAGTGGAGGACTTTGGGTGGCTGCTCTGCAAGCTGCTTCAGCCATGGCACGTGAAGTTGGTGACAGAGCCTCTGAAGAACTTTTCTGGGACAAGTATCTGAAAGCAAAATCTGTTTATCACAAGTTGTGGAATGGTTCTTACTTCAATTATGACAACAGTGGTAGCAAGACAAGCTCATCTATTCAGGCTGATCAGTTAGCTGGACATTG GTATGCTAGAGCATGCGGTCTTATGTCGATCGTTGACAAGGAGAAAGCAAAAAGTACATTTCAGAAAATCTTTAGCtttaatgtcttaaaatttaaggATGGCAAGAGGGGAGCAGTTAATGGGATGAGACCAGATGGCACTATTGATAAGTCTACCATGCAGTCAAGAGAGATATGGCCTGGAGTGACGTATTCAGTTGCTGCAGCGATGATTCAAGAAGGCATGTTAGAAGAAGCATTCAGAACTGCACAAGGGATATATGAAACTGCCTGGTCCCAAGAAGGACTCGG GTATTCGTTCCAGACCCCTGAAGCTTGGAATAATGAGGATCAATACCGGTCGCTCTGCTACATGCGCCCCTTGGCAATATGGGCAATGCAATGGGCATTGTCACTGCCGCCGAATGTCTGTAAAGAACCTGAGACGGTTTTAGATGGCGAGGCTGATTCTAAGCACACAGTGGCATTCTCAAGAGTGGCTAAGCTGCTTAAATTGCCAGAGGAAGAAACTTCGAAGAGCATTCTCCGGGTTATCTATGAAATCACTTGCGGTAGGCTGAGGTCGTGA
- the LOC103989366 gene encoding uncharacterized protein LOC103989366 isoform X2 — protein MSENRNMKGMKDPLLSDPYSRADDPLVKVDPGQPPPLTWQRKASNKGHQLSEFTLTMGEKLKLAPLGIRLVKQIVEEAARGQVAVIDPLKERVGTSCQGVPLGGIGVGSIGRSYKGDFQRWQLFPGICEDKPVLANQFSAFISRSDGKKYSTVLSPGNPDLIKQNSISGAGSWDWNLNGRNTTYHALYPRAWTVYDGEPDPDLKIVCRQISPFIPHNYKESSYPVAVFTFTLTNLANSSAAVTLLFSWANSVGGTSEFSGHHSNSKMIEKDGVRGVLLYHRTGDGLPSVTYAIAAEETTDVHVSECPCFIMSGGSNAFTARDMWCAIKEHGSFDHLDSVEMPLHSEPGSSIGAAVAATVALASQTTRTVTFSLAWACPEVKFPCGKIYHRRYTKFYGTHCDAAASLVRDAIIEHGSWETQIEEWQNPILQDRRLPSWYPVTLFNELYYLNAGGAIWTDGSPPIQSLATIEERKFFLDMSNGEFDSLSEVIARKNTAVNILNRMTSILEKLYAPIQSNSATGIPLLEGEENIGQFLYLEGIEYCMWNTYDVHFYSSYSLIMLFPKLELSIQRDFAAAVMMHDPEKVQTLSDGKWSARKVLGAVPHDLGLNDPWFKVNAYNLHNTDRWKDLNPKFVLQAWRDTVATGDKRFAKAVWPSVYMAIAYMDQFDKDKDGMIENEGFPDQTYDVWSVTGVSSYSGGLWVAALQAASAMAREVGDRASEELFWDKYLKAKSVYHKLWNGSYFNYDNSGSKTSSSIQADQLAGHWYARACGLMSIVDKEKAKSTFQKIFSFNVLKFKDGKRGAVNGMRPDGTIDKSTMQSREIWPGVTYSVAAAMIQEGMLEEAFRTAQGIYETAWSQEGLGYSFQTPEAWNNEDQYRSLCYMRPLAIWAMQWALSLPPNVCKEPETVLDGEADSKHTVAFSRVAKLLKLPEEETSKSILRVIYEITCGRWYKVEISKSSSLHHFGA, from the exons ATGTCTGAGAATAGAAACATGAAAGGAATGAAAGATCCACTATTGAGTGATCCATATTCCAGGGCAGATGACCCTTTG GTAAAGGTGGACCCTGGACAACCTCCTCCTTTAACATGGCAGAGGAAAGCAAGCAACAAGGGCCACCAATTGTCAGAATTCACCCTGACCATGGGAGAGAAGCTAAAATTG GCTCCCTTGGGTATTCGACTTGTGAAACAAATTGTTGAGGAAGCTGCAAGAGGACAG GTTGCAGTGATTGATCCTCTGAAGGAGCGTGTTGGTACGTCCTGCCAGGGTGTTCCTCTCGGTGGCATTGG TGTAGGAAGTATTGGAAGAAGCTACAAAGGTGATTTTCAACGATGGCAACTGTTCCCGGGAATATGCGAAGACAAACCTGTACTAGCAAATCAATTTTCT GCTTTTATCTCTCGCTCAGATGGTAAGAAGTATTCAACTGTGCTATCTCCTGGGAACCCAGACTTAATCAA ACAAAATTCCATCTCAGGAGCTGGATCTTGGGATTGGAACCTAAATGGAAGGAATACCACCTATCATGCTTTGTATCCAAGGGCCTGGACCGTCTATGATG GTGAACCTGACCCAGATCTTAAAATAGTTTGCCGTCAGATTTCACCATTCATTCCTCACAATTACAAAGAGAGCAGTTATCCTGTTGCAGTATTCACATTCACA CTAACGAACTTGGCAAACAGTTCTGCTGCAGTAACATTGCTTTTTTCTTGGGCT AATTCTGTGGGTGGAACCTCTGAATTTTCTGGACATCATTCTAATTCAAAAATGAT AGAGAAAGATGGTGTTCGTGGAGTACTTTTATATCACAG AACTGGTGATGGCTTGCCTTCAGTAACATATGCTATTGCAGCAGAAGAGACAACTGATGTCCATGTCTCGGAGTGTCCCTGCTTCATAATGAGTGGAGGTTCTAATGCATTTACAGCTAGGGACATGTGGTGCGCAATCAAAGAG CATGGATCTTTTGACCACCTTGATTCGGTTGAGATGCCTCTTCATTCTGAACCTGGATCATCAATTGGAGCAGCTGTTGCAGCTACTGTGGCACTTGCTTCACAGACAACCCGCACTGTGACATTTTCTTTAGCATGGGCTTGCCCTGAAGTAAAGTTTCCTTGTGGAAAGATTTATCATAG GCGCTATACCAAATTTTATGGAACACATTGTGATGCAGCAGCAAGTCTTGTGCGTGATGCCATTATTG AGCATGGGTCCTGGGAGACCCAGATTGAAGAATGGCAGAATCCTATTCTGCAAGACAGGAGGCTCCCTTCTTG GTATCCTGTCACTCTATTCAATGAACTATACTATCTTAATGCTGGAGGAGCAATTTGGACAG ATGGGTCACCTCCAATTCAGAGTTTGGCAACTattgaggaaagaaaattcttccTCGATATGTCAAATGGAGAATTTGATAGTTTGTCCGAGGTCATAGCTAGAAAGAATACTGCAGTCAATATCCTTAATAGAATGACATCAATACTTGAAAAGTTGTATGCGCCCATTCAATCAAACTCAGCTACAGGGATACCATTGCTTGAAGGAGAAGAAAACATTGGCCAGTTTCTCTATCTTGAAGGGATTGAGTACTGTATGTGGAATACGTATGACGTCCACTTCTATTCATCTTATTCCCTTATAATGCTGTTTCCAAAACTCGAACTCAGCATTCAACGAGACTTTGCTGCAGCAGTAATGATGCATGATCCTGAGAAGGTTCAAACTCTGAGTGATGGCAAGTGGTCTGCAAGAAAAGTTCTTGGAGCTGTTCCTCATGATCTTGGGCTTAATGACCCATGGTTCAAGGTCAATGCTTATAATCTTCACAACACAGATAGATGGAAGGACTTGAACCCTAAATTTGTACTTCAGGCTTGGAGAGACACGGTAGCCACCGGTGACAAGCGCTTTGCAAAAGCTGTTTGGCCTTCAGTCTACATGGCAATTGCCTACATGGATCAGTTTGACAAGGATAAAGATGGAATGATTGAAAATGAAGGCTTTCCGGATCAAACGTATGATGTCTGGTCAGTTACTGGTGTTAGCTCATATAGTGGAGGACTTTGGGTGGCTGCTCTGCAAGCTGCTTCAGCCATGGCACGTGAAGTTGGTGACAGAGCCTCTGAAGAACTTTTCTGGGACAAGTATCTGAAAGCAAAATCTGTTTATCACAAGTTGTGGAATGGTTCTTACTTCAATTATGACAACAGTGGTAGCAAGACAAGCTCATCTATTCAGGCTGATCAGTTAGCTGGACATTG GTATGCTAGAGCATGCGGTCTTATGTCGATCGTTGACAAGGAGAAAGCAAAAAGTACATTTCAGAAAATCTTTAGCtttaatgtcttaaaatttaaggATGGCAAGAGGGGAGCAGTTAATGGGATGAGACCAGATGGCACTATTGATAAGTCTACCATGCAGTCAAGAGAGATATGGCCTGGAGTGACGTATTCAGTTGCTGCAGCGATGATTCAAGAAGGCATGTTAGAAGAAGCATTCAGAACTGCACAAGGGATATATGAAACTGCCTGGTCCCAAGAAGGACTCGG GTATTCGTTCCAGACCCCTGAAGCTTGGAATAATGAGGATCAATACCGGTCGCTCTGCTACATGCGCCCCTTGGCAATATGGGCAATGCAATGGGCATTGTCACTGCCGCCGAATGTCTGTAAAGAACCTGAGACGGTTTTAGATGGCGAGGCTGATTCTAAGCACACAGTGGCATTCTCAAGAGTGGCTAAGCTGCTTAAATTGCCAGAGGAAGAAACTTCGAAGAGCATTCTCCGGGTTATCTATGAAATCACTTGCG GAAGATGGTATAAAGTTGAGATCTCAAAAAGCTCATCACTGCATCATTTTGGGGCCTAA